GCACCTCCGCGAGCCGCGAGCGGCTGCGGGAGGACTACGGCATCGACGGATAGCGAGCGGTAAGCTGGGAGGACGTGAGTGAAAGGACACACCGGGTGGCACAGCAGCTAGATCTTGGGATCATTCAGGGCGACGGAATTGGCCCCGAGGTCATTACTGAGGCGCGGAAGGTACTGCGCGCGGCGCTGCCCGAGGGCGTGGAGCTGACCGAGACGGAATACCCGCACGGCGCATCCCACTACCTCGCGACCGGTGAGGTGCTCAGCGACGAGTCACTCGACAAGCTCAAGGGCCACGACGCCTTGCTGCTCGGCGCCGTCGGCGGCGACCCGAACGACCCGAAGCTCGCGGGCGGCATTCTCGAGCGCGGCCTGCTGCTCAAGCTCCGCTTCGCGTTTGACCACTACATCAACCTGCGACCGTCGAAGCTCTGGCCGAGCGCGCGCAGCCCGCTCGCGACGCCCGGCGACATCGACTTCGTCGTCGTGCGTGAGGGCACCGAGGGCCTCTACACCGGCAACGGTGGCACGATGCGCACCGGCACCCCGCACGAGGTCGCAACCGAGACCTCGGTGAACACCGCGTACGGCGTCGAGCGCACCGTGCGTTACGCGTTCGAGCTTGCGAGGACGCGCCGCAACAAGCTCACGCTCGTGCACAAGAAGAACGTGCTCATCAACGCCGGCCTGCTCTGGAACCGCACCGTGAACGCGGTCGCGGCCGAGTACCCCGAGGTCGCCGTCGACTATCTGCACATCGACGCGGCTACAATTTTCTTGGTTACTGATCCCGCTCGCTTCGACGTGATCGTGACCGACAACCTCTTTGGTGACATCATCACCGACCTTGCTGGCGCCGTTACCGGTGGTATCGGCCTGGCAGCCTCGGGCAACATCAACCCCGAGGGCGCGTTCCCGAGCATGTTCGAACCCGTTCATGGCTCGGCACCAGACATTGCAGGCACCGGCAAGGCGGACCCAACCGCGGCCATCCTCTCGGTTGCACTGCTGCTGCGCCACTTTGGTCACGCCGATGCGGCCGACCGTGTCGAGGCGGCCTGCGAAGCCGACCTCGTCGCCCGTGACGGCGCGCCTCGCAGCACGAGCGAGATCGGCGACGCCATCGTCGCGCAGCTCACGAACTAAGTTTTTTGAGAGGACTCCCATGTCGACCACGACCGAACTCGAATTCCGGATCGAGCGCAACAGCAGCGCGAAGTCGGATGCCGAGGTCGCCGAAATCCTGCAGAACCCGGGATTCGGGCACTACTTCACCGACCACATGGTGGTCATCGACTGGACCAAGGACGGCGGCTGGCAGGATGCCCGCGTCGTGCCTTACGGCCCCCTCATGCTCAACCCCGCCAGCGCGGTGCTCCACTACGCGCAGGAGATCTTTGAGGGGATGAAGGCCTACCGTCACGCCGACGGTACGGTGCACACCTTCCGACCCGACCGCAACGCCGCCCGCTTCGCGGGCTCGGCCCGTCGCCTCGCGCTGCCGGAGCTGCCCGAGGAACTGTTCATCGAGTCGCTGCGCCAACTCGTCGAGATTGACCAGCGCTGGGTGCCCGAGTATGGCAAGGACCAGTCGCTCTACCTGCGCCCCTTCATGATCGCGAACGAGGATTTCCTCGGTGTGCGGGCCGCGGAGTCGGTCTCGTACTACGTCATCGCGTCGCCCGCGGGCTCGTACTTCCAAGACCCAACTCAGCCGGTGAGCATCTGGCTTGAGCGCGAGCTGTCGCGCGCGGGCAAGGGCGGCACGGGTGCGGCGAAGTGCGGCGGCAACTATGCCGCGAGCCTGCTGCCGCAGCAGACCGCGTATGCGAACGGTTGCGAGCAGGTGCTGTTCCTCGACGCGTTCGAGCAGAAGTACCTCGAGGAGCTCGGTGGTATGAACATCGTGCTCGCGTTCAAGGACGGCACCGTCGCGACCCCAGAGTCGGACTCGATTCTCGCGAGCGTCACGAACGAGGCGATCCTTGAGCTCGTCGCCGAGGCCGGCCACAAGGTCGAGCGCCGCCGCATCACGCTCGACGAGTGGCGCGAGGGCGCCGCGGCCGGCGAGATCACCGAGGCGTTTGCCGTCGGCACCGCCGCCGTGATCGCGCCGATCGGCACGCTCAAGGCGACCGACTTCGTTATCGAGAACCCGCCGGTTACCCTCGACTCGCTCTCGATGCGCATCCGCGCGCAGCTCACCGGCATTCAGAACGGTGAGGTGCCCGACACCCACGGCTGGCTGCACCAGCTCGTCTAGCGACGGGCGCTCCGGCGCAGCAAGCGGGTCGCGGTGCGGGCGAGTGAGAACTGCACGACGTCGGCCGTGACCCGCGGGTCGAGCCCCGAGACCTTGACGATCTGCTCGATGCGATAGCGCACCGTGTTGCGGTGCGTGCCGAGCGCGTCAGCCACCTCGGCGACGCTGCCCGAATGGGCGAGCCAGGCGTCGAGGGTGTCGACGAGCGCCGTGCCGTGCTCGGCGTCGCTGCGCTCGAGCGGCCCGAGCACCTGCTGCGCGAGCTGCGCCAGCGGCGCCTCTTCGGCACTGAGGATGAGCGAGGCGAGCGAGAGTCGTTCGGCGTGACCGATCTCTTCGCCCTCGCCGAGCGACGCGAGGGCGTCGCGCGCCTCGTACCAGCTCCACCGCAGCGCCGGGCTGACGGGGTAAGCCCCGCCGACGCCGAGATGCACCGAGATGCCGGCCGCGCGGGCGGTCACGAGCAGCACCTCGGCCGCGATGTGCGGGTCGACGACGCGCTCGTCGAGCACGACGACGAGCGCGTCGTCGATGATCGCCGTCGCCGTCGCCTGCAGCGAGACGGGGATGCGCATCCCGCCGAGCTCCCCGCGCGAGCCGCGCTGCTGCTCGGCCACGACCATCCGGTAGTTGCGGCCGGGGCGCAGCCCGAGCTGCTCGAGGCGGGATGCGGTGGCCGCGTCGTCGAGGCGGTCGTCGCCGAGCTCGGCGAGCACCTGCCCGGCCTGCTCGCGCGCCGCGCGGACCCGTCGGGCCGCCTGCGCGAGGTAGAGGCCGACGAGCGATCGGGCGACGTTGACGAGGTCGTCGTCGCGCGGGCGCGTCGCGTGCAGCGTCGCCTGGCCCGAGTTGCCGAGGGCGATCGGCAGCGCATCCCAGCCGCTCGATGCGGGGTCGTCGACCTCAAGCGTGCCCGAGACGACCTCACCGTTGAGCGACACCGCGAAGTGGGCGCCGGTCTCTTTCTCGAGCCGCTCGAGCATGGCGTCGAGCCCGCCGTCGCTGAGCAGTAGCTCGACCAGGCGGTGGCGCTGCCGGTAGCGCGACTCGAGCTTCGCGACGCGCTCGCTCTCGTTGAGCTCGGCGACGCGACGGATTACCTCCGAGAACGCGACCTCGAAGGGCACCTCGAACACCGGCAGGCCCGCGCGCCTCGCGGACGCGAGCAGCGCATCCGGCAGCTCATCGTGGCTGATGCCAACGCCGAAGCCGATGCCCGCCGAGCCGGCCTTCGCGGCCGTCGAGACGAACTGCTCGAAATTGCCGGGAGTGCGCAGCCGCACCCCGGTGGTAAGAACAAGCTCGCCACCCGCGAGGTAGGGGGAGGGGTCGATGAGTTCGGTAACGACGGCCCAGTCGACGGGGCGGCGCAGCTGCGCGTCGTCGCCGAGGCGGGGCCGCAGCCCGAGCTCGGGGGTGCGCAGCAGACCGGCAATTGTCGTGACCATGGACCGAGCCTATTGCTCGTGCGCATGCACAACAAGCGAAATGAGTGTGGTGCAAGGCCACATCAAATCGCCGGGGCCATCAGCGTACGCTGACCTCAGTGGCGAAGAATTGCGTCCGTCAACAACGAAAGGAAGGCAGAGCAATGGAGTTCCGTCTCGAACAGCAGCGAAAGATTGTCACCGAGATCCCCGGCCCCAAGTCGCAGGAGCTCGCGCAGGAGCGTGCCAAGTACGTGAGCGCGTCGATCGGCTCGGCTCTGCCCAGCTACATCGAGGACGCCGACGGTGTCGTACTTCGCGACGTCGACGGCAACCAGTTCATCGACTTCGGCTCGGGCATCGGTGTGACCACGGTCGGTAACGCGAACCCGAAGGTCGTCAAGGCCGTGCAGGAGGCCGCCGCGAATGCGCTGCACCTGCAGATCAACACCGCGCCCTACGGCAACTACATCGAGCTCTGCAAGCGCCTCACCGAGCTCACCCCCGGCAGCTTCGACAAGAAGGCCGCGCTGTTCAACTCGGGTGCCGAGGCACTCGAGAACGCCGTGAAGATCGCGCGCAAGTACACCGGCCGCAACGCCGTCGTCGTGTTCGACCACGCCTTCCACGGCCGCACGAACCTCACCATGGCGATGACCGCGAAGAACATGCCGTACAAGGATGGCTTCGGCCCGTTCGCGAACGAGATCTACCGCGTGCCGCTGAGCTACCCCTTCCGCGACCCCGAGGGCATGACCGGTGAAGAGGCTGCGGCCCGCACCATCACCGCCATCGAGAAGCAGGTCGGCGCGAACAACGTCGCCGCGATCGTCATCGAGCCGCTCGTCGGCGAAGGTGGCTTCCTCGTGCCCGCCGACGGCTTCCTCGAGTCGCTCGTGAAGTTCGCGAATGACAACGGCATCGTCTTCGTCGCCGACGAGGTGCAGGCCGGCATGGCCCGCACCGGGAAGTGGTTCTGCTCGGAGTGGAGCGGCATCGAGCCCGACCTCATCACCACCGCGAAGGGCCTCGCGGGCGGCATGCCGCTGTCGGCCGTCGTCGGTCGCGCCGAGATCATGGATGCTCCGCAGCCCGGCGGCATCGGTGGCACCTACTCGGGCAACCCGGTGGCGAATGCCTCGGCGCTCGCAACCCTCGACGCTTACGAAGAGCAGGGCCTGCTCGACGCCGCGCTGAAGATCGGCGAGGTGGCGAAGGAGATCCTCGAGCCGCTCGTCGACGAGATCGGCATCGTCGGTGAGGTGCGCGGTCGCGGCGCCATGCTCGCGATCGAGTTCGTCAAGGACGGCTCGAAGGAGCCGAACGCCGAGGTCGTTGGCAAGATCGTCAAGGCCGCGCTCGAGCAGGGGGTCCTGTTCCTCACGTGCGGTACCTTCGGCAACGTGATCCGCCTGCTGCCGCCCCTCGTCATGCCCGAGGAGACCCTCCGCGACGGCCTGAACGTGCTCGTCGAGGCTATCCGCGCGAACGCGTAACGACGTAGTGGTCGTATGACCAGCTGACGATGGCCTCGAAGCCGATATCGAACAGCTCGTCATTCACGTCATGTTGGCTGCGCGTCGGCTGCGCCTCAACCGCCTTCGAGAAGGTTGGGGCGTAGCCGGC
The Gulosibacter sediminis genome window above contains:
- the gabT gene encoding 4-aminobutyrate--2-oxoglutarate transaminase, which encodes MEFRLEQQRKIVTEIPGPKSQELAQERAKYVSASIGSALPSYIEDADGVVLRDVDGNQFIDFGSGIGVTTVGNANPKVVKAVQEAAANALHLQINTAPYGNYIELCKRLTELTPGSFDKKAALFNSGAEALENAVKIARKYTGRNAVVVFDHAFHGRTNLTMAMTAKNMPYKDGFGPFANEIYRVPLSYPFRDPEGMTGEEAAARTITAIEKQVGANNVAAIVIEPLVGEGGFLVPADGFLESLVKFANDNGIVFVADEVQAGMARTGKWFCSEWSGIEPDLITTAKGLAGGMPLSAVVGRAEIMDAPQPGGIGGTYSGNPVANASALATLDAYEEQGLLDAALKIGEVAKEILEPLVDEIGIVGEVRGRGAMLAIEFVKDGSKEPNAEVVGKIVKAALEQGVLFLTCGTFGNVIRLLPPLVMPEETLRDGLNVLVEAIRANA
- a CDS encoding branched-chain amino acid aminotransferase, which gives rise to MSTTTELEFRIERNSSAKSDAEVAEILQNPGFGHYFTDHMVVIDWTKDGGWQDARVVPYGPLMLNPASAVLHYAQEIFEGMKAYRHADGTVHTFRPDRNAARFAGSARRLALPELPEELFIESLRQLVEIDQRWVPEYGKDQSLYLRPFMIANEDFLGVRAAESVSYYVIASPAGSYFQDPTQPVSIWLERELSRAGKGGTGAAKCGGNYAASLLPQQTAYANGCEQVLFLDAFEQKYLEELGGMNIVLAFKDGTVATPESDSILASVTNEAILELVAEAGHKVERRRITLDEWREGAAAGEITEAFAVGTAAVIAPIGTLKATDFVIENPPVTLDSLSMRIRAQLTGIQNGEVPDTHGWLHQLV
- a CDS encoding PucR family transcriptional regulator, whose protein sequence is MVTTIAGLLRTPELGLRPRLGDDAQLRRPVDWAVVTELIDPSPYLAGGELVLTTGVRLRTPGNFEQFVSTAAKAGSAGIGFGVGISHDELPDALLASARRAGLPVFEVPFEVAFSEVIRRVAELNESERVAKLESRYRQRHRLVELLLSDGGLDAMLERLEKETGAHFAVSLNGEVVSGTLEVDDPASSGWDALPIALGNSGQATLHATRPRDDDLVNVARSLVGLYLAQAARRVRAAREQAGQVLAELGDDRLDDAATASRLEQLGLRPGRNYRMVVAEQQRGSRGELGGMRIPVSLQATATAIIDDALVVVLDERVVDPHIAAEVLLVTARAAGISVHLGVGGAYPVSPALRWSWYEARDALASLGEGEEIGHAERLSLASLILSAEEAPLAQLAQQVLGPLERSDAEHGTALVDTLDAWLAHSGSVAEVADALGTHRNTVRYRIEQIVKVSGLDPRVTADVVQFSLARTATRLLRRSARR
- a CDS encoding 3-isopropylmalate dehydrogenase, whose amino-acid sequence is MAQQLDLGIIQGDGIGPEVITEARKVLRAALPEGVELTETEYPHGASHYLATGEVLSDESLDKLKGHDALLLGAVGGDPNDPKLAGGILERGLLLKLRFAFDHYINLRPSKLWPSARSPLATPGDIDFVVVREGTEGLYTGNGGTMRTGTPHEVATETSVNTAYGVERTVRYAFELARTRRNKLTLVHKKNVLINAGLLWNRTVNAVAAEYPEVAVDYLHIDAATIFLVTDPARFDVIVTDNLFGDIITDLAGAVTGGIGLAASGNINPEGAFPSMFEPVHGSAPDIAGTGKADPTAAILSVALLLRHFGHADAADRVEAACEADLVARDGAPRSTSEIGDAIVAQLTN